Proteins co-encoded in one Candidatus Kapaibacterium sp. genomic window:
- a CDS encoding alpha/beta hydrolase — MSIATIVTERFRLTSTSGEHILGDLRWLPTRGNGPMVVMLHGFTGFKDWGFFPYVATELAQRGACVVTFNFSLSGYIEGSDRVERPELFARNTIRQEIDDTVTVLTALLKRTVEAPPSWWKRWNKQLFLLGYSRGAGVALIVLREHPQLSVQRLALWSPVTTFHHYTERQKKRWRQRGTLEISHTRTSQILLMNVQYLDDLEANKERYDLFRAMASLRCPTLIVHGMHDITVPLRSVQELAAAAPPDMIQLHVLPHTGHTLGVDHPMRQPSPAVVEATAVTVAFFGL, encoded by the coding sequence TCCCGACCCGTGGGAATGGCCCAATGGTCGTCATGCTCCATGGCTTCACCGGGTTCAAGGATTGGGGCTTCTTCCCATACGTGGCTACAGAACTTGCACAACGAGGAGCCTGCGTGGTAACGTTCAATTTCTCCCTCAGCGGTTACATCGAAGGGTCGGACCGCGTCGAGCGCCCTGAGCTCTTCGCACGCAACACCATCCGCCAGGAGATCGATGACACCGTCACCGTACTGACAGCGCTTCTGAAACGGACGGTAGAGGCCCCCCCATCGTGGTGGAAGCGCTGGAACAAGCAGCTGTTTCTCCTTGGCTACTCTCGCGGAGCTGGAGTTGCCCTCATTGTACTCCGAGAACATCCTCAGCTCTCGGTTCAGCGGTTAGCACTCTGGTCCCCCGTCACTACCTTCCACCACTACACCGAACGCCAGAAGAAGCGCTGGCGGCAACGAGGAACGCTGGAAATCTCCCATACCCGCACCAGCCAAATCCTCCTGATGAACGTGCAGTACCTGGATGACCTGGAAGCCAACAAGGAACGATACGATCTCTTCCGGGCAATGGCTTCGCTACGCTGCCCTACACTGATTGTTCACGGAATGCACGATATCACCGTACCGCTGCGCTCTGTACAAGAGCTTGCAGCGGCTGCTCCACCCGACATGATTCAGCTCCATGTGCTGCCTCATACGGGTCATACGCTAGGCGTGGACCATCCCATGCGCCAACCCTCTCCTGCTGTCGTCGAAGCCACAGCGGTCACGGTGGCTTTCTTTGGTCTCTGA
- a CDS encoding MTH1187 family thiamine-binding protein: protein MKVTGMVSVTPIGTGLSLSHYIAVCVRTLQEAGLQCHLHAHGTNVEGDWEVLAGALRRCFERLQQEGVQRITLWLKVEMRADREPSLEAAVRSVERRLQPSV from the coding sequence ATGAAGGTCACTGGCATGGTTAGCGTTACGCCGATTGGGACAGGGCTGTCGCTCTCCCACTACATTGCTGTATGTGTCCGTACCCTTCAGGAGGCTGGACTCCAGTGCCACCTCCACGCACACGGCACGAACGTCGAAGGGGACTGGGAAGTCCTCGCTGGTGCTCTTCGTCGATGCTTTGAGCGGCTCCAGCAGGAAGGTGTGCAGCGCATCACCCTATGGCTCAAGGTAGAGATGCGAGCTGACCGCGAGCCTTCGCTGGAAGCAGCGGTTCGTTCCGTCGAACGACGCCTTCAACCTTCAGTGTAA